The following are from one region of the Gryllotalpicola protaetiae genome:
- a CDS encoding TrmH family RNA methyltransferase → MDVRAIDDLDDPALADYSRLTDVALRRVTEPAGGLYLAESTKVIARAIEAGHRPRSVLVQEQWLDDVAPLLEGFPDVPVFVGEAPLLERLTGYHLHRGALASMHRPVLPSVPEVLADARRVVVLDGLVDHTNVGAIFRSAAGLGADAVLVTPSCADPLYRRSVRVSMGTVLQVPWTRLPEWKDGAADLLRESGFHIAALALADDAVPLDRFAASAPERVALVMGAEGDGLGRRALASADTIVTIPMLHGVDSLNVASASAVALWALRAKGTA, encoded by the coding sequence ATGGATGTCCGCGCGATCGACGACCTCGACGACCCCGCCCTGGCCGACTACTCGCGGCTGACCGATGTCGCGCTGCGGCGCGTCACCGAGCCGGCGGGCGGCCTGTACCTCGCCGAGTCGACCAAGGTGATCGCGCGCGCGATCGAGGCCGGGCACCGCCCGCGCTCCGTGCTCGTGCAGGAGCAGTGGCTCGACGACGTGGCCCCACTGCTCGAGGGATTCCCCGACGTGCCCGTCTTCGTCGGGGAGGCGCCTCTGCTCGAGCGGCTGACCGGCTATCACCTGCACCGCGGCGCGCTCGCGTCGATGCACCGGCCCGTGCTGCCGAGCGTGCCCGAAGTCCTGGCGGACGCCCGACGTGTCGTCGTCCTCGACGGACTCGTCGATCACACCAACGTCGGGGCGATCTTCCGCTCGGCCGCCGGCCTCGGCGCCGATGCGGTGCTCGTCACGCCGAGCTGCGCCGACCCGCTCTACCGCCGCAGCGTGCGCGTCTCCATGGGAACGGTGCTGCAGGTGCCGTGGACCCGCTTGCCCGAATGGAAGGATGGCGCAGCTGATCTCTTGCGTGAGAGCGGATTCCACATCGCCGCCCTCGCCCTCGCCGACGACGCCGTGCCGCTCGATCGTTTCGCGGCAAGCGCGCCGGAACGCGTCGCACTGGTCATGGGCGCAGAGGGCGACGGGCTGGGGCGGCGCGCCCTGGCGTCTGCCGACACCATCGTGACCATCCCGATGCTGCACGGCGTCGACTCGCTCAACGTGGCTTCGGCGAGCGCGGTCGCGCTCTGGGCGCTGCGCGCCAAAGGCACAGCCTGA